From a single Lolium rigidum isolate FL_2022 chromosome 7, APGP_CSIRO_Lrig_0.1, whole genome shotgun sequence genomic region:
- the LOC124672992 gene encoding protein ENHANCED DISEASE RESISTANCE 4-like, whose protein sequence is MAIPDTSGGGGARHVRCPKCRSVLQEPAGVPVYQCGGCGASLRAKHRSADAQDAAVSAAQSSESALPSPRLSRSGRLGSGDVASTSAPASTPDAPASARHQGAGAARRSETGGHTPGREHRASPQTSTSGEKKGHESHDGRSADRGEARGSSGRHGARGDLSASAQAPPSGEKEYDHRSEADGSSAHHRARGAVSAPSASADFSRGNRDAAAESQNSERRREPRPEPVADAATKRGSGEAARPRSRDLDQASPVPARAADSRSAPAAVSWTRRDDAAAPAVAEEKAPSPPPRHAVQPQKMSPLHEKILKTVDELKDDLSELFSKSPELKPSTPPRTPRHRAQEGYASRPAAIPTSRARHAAALHRRGNAGYAAEKHGQAAPRGLPSRRYRRCRADTFSGHHARLDEPCRRHSCCDHGHGKPECGSCRGHCCGSSRAREHARPVAAAEAKRRVPPAPKRHCRPVLKGAPFIVCSSCFTLVQVPAGFAVASARVRDLRCGACSAVLSYSYRDPDRKKPVASPARHVGARPDLFSFIEDFAGGVSSYSTTEDERPLHVSRNSSFDTDVAAEEAAAARPQRQSNSLHRLMGYGSASELLLRRSPSLYEYGSFDKRSTPPSNASRRHDDRKGKAICLDTDDDVAGDDDSDDGGALRRSNVRGAGWGHGRGVPAPGAIRIRS, encoded by the exons ATGGCGATCCCGgacaccagcggcggcggcggggctcgcCACGTCAGGTGCCCCAAGTGCCGCAGCGTCCTCCAGGAGCCCGCCGGCGTCCCCGTCTACCAATGCGGCGGCTGCGGCGCCAGCCTCCGAG CGAAACACCGCAGCGCCGACGCGCAGGACGCGGCCGTGAGCGCTGCGCAGTCCTCGGAGAGCGCCTTGCCGTCGCCACGTCTGAGCCGGAGCGGCCGCTTGGGCTCCGGCGATGTCGCGAGCACCAGCGCCCCCGCCTCCACGCCCGACGCTCCAGCGAGCGCGCGGCACCAAGGCGCTGGCGCCGCGCGCCGGTCCGAGACCGGCGGGCACACGCCGGGGAGAGAGCATCGTGCCTCCCCGCAAACGTCGACGAGCGGCGAGAAGAAGGGGCACGAGTCACACGATGGTAGAAGTGCCGATCGGGGCGAAGCTCGTGGCAGTTCGGGGCGTCACGGGGCAAGAGGTGATCTTAGTGCCTCCGCGCAAGCGCCGCCGAGCGGCGAGAAGGAGTACGATCATCGGAGCGAAGCTGACGGCAGTTCTGCGCATCACAGGGCAAGGGGCGCTGTCAGCGCTCCCAGCGCCAGTGCCGACTTCTCCAGGGGAAACAGGGATGCGGCCGCAGAGTCGCAAAATTCAGAGAGGAGGCGAGAGCCTCGGCCTGAACCTGTTGCTGATGCCGCGACCAAGAGAGGTTCAGGCGAAGCGGCGCGGCCTCGGTCCCGGGATCTCGACCAAGCTTCGCCAGTGCCCGCTCGTGCCGCAGATTCCCGGTCTGCGCCGGCCGCGGTGAGCTGGACACGGCGAGACGATGCCGCGGCGCCGGCGGTTGCTGAGGAGAAGGCACCGAGCCCTCCTCCTCGCCACGCGGTCCAGCCGCAGAAGATGAGCCCCCTGCACGAGAAGATCCTCAAGACGGTGGATGAGCTGAAAGACGACCTCTCCGAGCTGTTCAGCAAGTCCCCGGAGCTCAAGCCAAGCACGCCGCCGCGCACTCCTCGCCATCGCGCGCAAGAAGGCTACGCCTCGCGCCCGGCCGCCATCCCTACCAGCAGAGCTCGCCACGCTGCGGCTCTGCACCGTCGCGGCAACGCAGGTTACGCTGCAGAGAAGCACGGCCAGGCTGCTCCCCGTGGCTTGCCGTCGCGGCGGTACCGCCGGTGCAGGGCTGATACGTTCAGCGGCCACCACGCGCGGCTTGATGAAccatgccgtcggcacagctgctgCGATCACGGTCACGGCAAGCCCGAGTGCGGCAGCTGCAGGGGGCACTGCTGCGGCTCGTCCAGAGCGCGGGAGCACGCACGGCCGGTTGCCGCCGCGGAGGCCAAGCGGCGTGTGCCGCCGGCGCCgaagcggcactgccggccggtCCTGAAGGGCGCGCCGTTCATCGTCTGCTCCAGCTGCTTCACGCTCGTCCAGGTGCCCGCCGGCTTCGCCGTGGCCAGCGCCAGGGTGCGCGACCTGCGCTGCGGCGCCTGCTCCGCCGTCCTCTCCTACTCCTACCGCGACCCGGACAGGAAGAAGCCCGTCGCTTCCCCGGCGCGCCACGTCGGCGCGCGGCCGGACCTGTTCTCGTTCATCGAGGACTTCGCGGGCGGGGTGAGCAGCTACTCCACCACGGAGGACGAGCGGCCGCTGCACGTGTCCAGGAACTCGTCCTTCGACACCGAcgtcgcggcggaggaggcggcggcggcgcggccgcagAGGCAGAGCAACAGCCTGCACCGGCTCATGGGGTACGGCTCGGCCAGCGAGCTGCTGCTGCGGCGCTCACCGAGCCTGTACGAGTACGGGAGCTTTGACAAGAGGTCGACGCCGCCGTCCAACGCGAGTAGGCGGCATGACGACAGGAAAGGGAAGGCCATCTGCCTAGACacggacgacgacgtcgccggcgacgatgacTCGGACGACGGTGGCGCGCTTAGGCGATCGAATGTGAGAGGAGCTGGTTGGGGGCACGGCAGGGGGGTTCCTGCACCAGGAGCCATCAGGATCAGGTCGTGA
- the LOC124674743 gene encoding serine/threonine-protein kinase AtPK2/AtPK19-like — translation MVSSQTSSLTVKPAQGPKLFTTRILLPMDPPRAVSSENDEFDFSDVFGSSPVQTSAELCDFGPDSPAAPVESNEEVYNDPAVIIKRSHSLVGPSSLVSCSLGLSKLTLNKADGSSELTTDENEMNVEQFSDEEIGNAVTEDEGVGLDDFEILKLVGQGAFGKVFQVRKKGTSEIYAMKVMRKDKILEKNHSEYMKAERDILTKIDHPFVVQLRYSFQTKYRLYLVLDFINGGHLFFQLYKQGLFREELARIYTAEIISAVAHLHDNGIMHRDLKPENILLDPEGHAMLTDFGLAKEFCENTRSNSMCGTLEYMAPEIILSQGHDKAADWWSVGILLFEMLTGKPPFVGNREKVQQKIVKEKLKLPSFLTSEAHSLLKGLLHKEAGKRLGTGPGGSDEIKKHKWFKPINWRKLDAREIQPSFRPDVAGLTCIANFDVCWTNTSVLDSPAATPVTAGGGQGNFAGFTYVRPAPFLQDLKPSSSR, via the exons ATGGTTTCTTCTCAGACATCCTCTCTGACAGTAAAGCCGGCACAAGGACCCAAGCTCTTCACTACAAGGATACTTCTCCCGATGGATCCACCGCGTGCTGTCTCATCTGAAAATGATGAGTTTGATTTCTCTGATGTTTTTGGGTCCAGTCCTGTCCAGACGTCAGCAGAGCTATGTGATTTTGGTCCAGACAGCCCTGCAGCTCCAGTTGAGTCCAATGAGGAGGTTTATAATGATCCTGCTGTCATCATCAAGCGGTCACATTCTCTTGTTGGCCCATCATCACTTGTTAGCTGCTCTTTGGGACTTAGCAAGCTCACTCTAAACAAAGCAGATGGATCATCAGAACTTACTACAGATGAAAATGAAATGAACGTAGAGCAGTTCAGTGATGAGGAAATTGGTAACGCCGTGACAGAGGATGAAGGTGTTGGGCTTGATGACTTTGAAATCTTGAAGCTTGTAGGCCAAGGGGCATTTGGCAAAGTCTTTCAGGTGAGAAAGAAGGGCACTTCAGAGATATATGCCATGAAAGTTATGAGGAAGGACAAGATACTGGAGAAAAACCATTCTGAGTACATGAAAGCTGAGAGAGACATACTGACAAAAATTGACCATCCTTTTGTTGTGCAGCTGAGGTACTCGTTTCAG ACCAAATATCGACTTTACCTTGTCCTGGACTTCATAAACGGGGGTCATCTCTTCTTCCAGCTGTACAAGCAAGGGTTATTTAG GGAGGAACTTGCACGAATCTATACAGCTGAAATTATCTCTGCTGTAGCCCACCTCCATGATAATGGGATTATGCATAGGGATCTTAAGCCCGAGAATATCCTATTAGATCCTGAAGGCCAT GCCATGCTAACTGACTTTGGCCTTGCGAAAGAATTCTGCGAGAATACCAGATCAAACTCGATGTGTGGTACTCTCGAGTACATGGCCCCAGAAATTATTCTTAGCCAGGGGCATGATAAGGCCGCGGATTGGTGGAGTGTAGGAATCCTCCTGTTTGAAATGCTGACAGGGAAG CCCCCTTTTGTCGGTAACAGGGAGAAAGTTCAACAGAAGATAGTGAAGGAGAAGTTGAAGCTTCCTTCGTTTTTGACTAGTGAAGCTCACTCACTGCTGAAAGGA TTGCTCCACAAAGAAGCTGGCAAGCGTCTGGGAACCGGACCCGGTGGCAGTGACGAGATAAAGAAGCACAAGTGGTTCAAGCCGATCAACTGGAGGAAGCTGGACGCCCGGGAGATCCAGCCGAGCTTCCGGCCAGACGTTGCTGGCCTGACATGCATAGCTAACTTTGACGTGTGCTGGACGAATACATCCGTGCTGGACTCTCCCGCGGCCACCCCTGTCACAGCCGGCGGAGGGCAAGGCAACTTTGCAGGGTTCACCTACGTCAGGCCTGCCCCGTTCCTCCAGGATCTGAAACCCTCCTCCTCTAGGTAG